CGTAAAGTTCTTCGGTGGGTTTCGTGCCGCGGAAGAAAGGCATGGCTGCTTGTGGCAACGTTCCGGACTGTTCAGCCTCGCGAATCGACCGCATCGTTTGCCCTTTCTCGGGCGTGTTCATGTATTGAAAGTATGGCTTCAACGGTTCGTAATTGCGGATGTATTTGTATCGCTGATCACGCACCATTCGAATGATGTCATAACGTTCGTCCATCCGATCGCGAGCACCGTAAACGTAGTCTCGGTCGACGGACTCCAGCTTGCTCAAGGGACTGGTCAAGAACGGCTTGCCTTGCATGGGCTCTGGAACATCCAGCCCCGCCAGATTCAAGACGGTGGGACCAAAGTCGATCGAACTCACCAAGCGGTCATCGACGACCCCGGCGGCCTTGTCGTTGGATCGAAACTTGGCCGGGATGCGAATGACCAACGGGATGTGCGTGCCGGAGTCGTAGAGCCAACGCTTCGCTCGCGGGAGCCCAACGCCATGGTCGGACCAGAAGAACACGATGGTGTCTTCGTCCAATCCGTCAGCATGGAGTTGGTCGAGCAACCCGGCCACCCAATGATCGAGCGCCGTGATCAGCTCGTAGTTTCGCTTCCAGTCTTCACGAGCGGCTGGCGTGTCCGGATAATACGGCGGGAACGTCGAGAGCTCGGCAGCGTTCTGCCGTTCACTTTCGGAAAGGCCTTCGGTGACGGCCTTGTATTTCGAATCATTCTCGATTCCAGATTCGTGGCAGCCCGTGAAGTTGAAAACAGCAAAAAAGGGCGTGTCCTGGTCCGGTCGATTCCGCCAGTGAGCCTTGTTGGACGATTGGTCCCAAGACCCTTTCGGGGTCGCGAATTGATAATCCTGCTTGGAGTTGTTGGTGCAAAAGTATCCCGCCTCACGCAAATACGCTGAGAACGGCTGGATGCTCTTCGGAAGCTTCGCTTGGCAACGCATGTGCTGCGTCCCAAGAGTCGTTTGGTACATCCCGGTGATGATCCCGCTGCGACACGGGGCACAAACACCGGCGGTGGTGAATGCGTTGGAGTACCGAATGCCTTCCTTGGCGAGCTGATCGATGCGAGGCGTGATGGCATGCGGATCACCATAGCAACCGATGTGGGGACTGATGTCTTCTGCGGAAAGCCAGAGAATGTTGGGGCGGTCGCCCGCTTCAACCGTCTGAAACAAGGGCGTTGCCGTCAACAAAAGTGCGACCATCATCGGCACTCGTGACGCTTGCAATCGTCGAATGGCTACCTGCCACATGGAGTTGGCTTTCTGTCTCGGAGGGTGGGGATGCGGGTCTCTGCATCGTAGCTACAGCAGCACGCTCAAGCGAGCGAGTTGAAGCGTTCGAATCGCGAAAGATCATCCCGAGAAGAAAACACTGACGAGGCTACGCAATCCAAGAACAGTGACGACGACAACCGTTAGCACGCCGAGCGTGTTGGCAATCCAGTGATTGCGGTGCTTGCCGAGTAACGCTGCATTGTTCATGACCGCGAGCAAGAAAATGGCGAGCAGAGGCAGCAGCAATCCGTTGGCGACTTGAGCAAACGTGATGATGTCCGTGGGCTTGGAACCACTGGCGGCGAACGAAGTGCCAAACACAATTACTGTGGTGAAGACCGTTCGCAGCCGCCAGTCTTTCAGATCGATGGGCCAGCCAAAACAACCGGCAGCGGCGTAAGCGGCGGCCAGCGGAGCGGTAATGGTGCTGGTCAATCC
The nucleotide sequence above comes from Rhodopirellula bahusiensis. Encoded proteins:
- a CDS encoding sulfatase-like hydrolase/transferase; the protein is MWQVAIRRLQASRVPMMVALLLTATPLFQTVEAGDRPNILWLSAEDISPHIGCYGDPHAITPRIDQLAKEGIRYSNAFTTAGVCAPCRSGIITGMYQTTLGTQHMRCQAKLPKSIQPFSAYLREAGYFCTNNSKQDYQFATPKGSWDQSSNKAHWRNRPDQDTPFFAVFNFTGCHESGIENDSKYKAVTEGLSESERQNAAELSTFPPYYPDTPAAREDWKRNYELITALDHWVAGLLDQLHADGLDEDTIVFFWSDHGVGLPRAKRWLYDSGTHIPLVIRIPAKFRSNDKAAGVVDDRLVSSIDFGPTVLNLAGLDVPEPMQGKPFLTSPLSKLESVDRDYVYGARDRMDERYDIIRMVRDQRYKYIRNYEPLKPYFQYMNTPEKGQTMRSIREAEQSGTLPQAAMPFFRGTKPTEELYDLENDPHELHNLTSSSDHTEVLHRMRAAHEQWVTRTKDLGLIPEPILAERANELGSQYAVLRQSDDSELANRVAASALAASEGPGALPEMRAALDDRDSAVRYWGATGIGNVFASGEIDKLPYLMDLQERLADESATVRVAAARALCHSGNPEATDNALSVLAETLADGAQWERLQAAIVLDEIDEKALPVINSMQEALKPKRKLYADGKYTVRVINRALNELNGTNHTVK